A genomic segment from Verrucomicrobiaceae bacterium encodes:
- a CDS encoding type I restriction endonuclease subunit R: MTTEAQLESLCLEWFQDTGWSYLNSSDMSPDAAIPERTGYDQVVLRKRLVAAMARLNPGIPASAIEDAAHSVCTLDHPSLIQRNRAFHKLLLDGVRVEFAQGDKKVVEYVRVIDFHEWRANDFLVASQFTVTGTKQPRRPDIVVFVNGLPLSVLELKNLGNAQVDLWDAYDQLQTYKEEISDLFIYNQALIASDGITARVGSLTATKEWFMPWKAISNENDRPKLQYELEVLVRGFFNPELFLCYVRFFVLFEQNGDKITKKIAGYHQFHGVREAVRVTLIAAHRDKDGVIREERAVYGKEVVPGSKKAGVFWQTQGSGKSISMVCYAGMLIQQPEMNNPTLVVVTDRNDLDGQLYQQFASAQELLKQSPEQAESRDDLREKLAARQAGGIIFTTVQKFSLLEGEQRHPKLCERGNVVVISDEAHRTQYGLSARLVDVKDKQTKEVIGKKYVFGYAKHMRDALPEASFIGFTGTPISAEDRDTQAVFGGHVSIYDIQDAVDDGATVPIYYESRLARLNINRAEIDELNKEVEEVIEDEEDVAAREQTKSKWAELAKLVGAEPRLKQVAADLVAHYETRTSAIEGKAMIVCMSRDICVELFDKIIALRPAWAGTKLTKDGKTSGYNPDDGAIRIVMTGTATDRAAIQDHVFTKAQKKTLERRFKDPADPLKLVIVRDMWLTGFDAPCCHTMYIDKPMEAHNLMQAIARVNRVFKDKQGGLVVDYIGIAAALKAALKTYTEAKGKGQPTLRSGEALAKLMECMDQLRGLFHAFDYRKYETEAMKLLVPAANHVLGLENGKKRFLDVMANITKAYSLCSTLDEAAEVRKEIAFFTAIRGAIVKYTTVDRKRTEEEKNSALKQILDNAVVAEGVADVFSLAGIDKPNIGLLSDNFLDDLRHTPARNLAVELLEKLLRDEIKAHTRTNVVQEKKYGDRLLETLRKYNSRAIQTAQVIEEMIQMAKDFAAELERNKELGLNPDEVAFYMALAENESAVRELGDATLKKLATELTEQLRKSTTVDWQVRDSVRARLRILVRRLLRRYKYPPDLEKAAIDLVLEQAETLSDAWSS; encoded by the coding sequence ATGACCACCGAAGCCCAACTCGAATCCCTCTGCCTGGAATGGTTTCAGGATACTGGCTGGAGCTACCTCAATAGCTCGGACATGTCGCCGGATGCGGCCATCCCGGAGAGGACGGGCTACGACCAAGTGGTGCTGAGGAAGCGGCTGGTGGCAGCGATGGCACGGCTAAATCCAGGCATCCCCGCCAGCGCCATCGAGGATGCGGCGCATAGCGTCTGCACGCTGGATCATCCCTCGCTGATCCAGAGGAACCGGGCCTTTCACAAGCTGCTGCTGGATGGCGTGCGGGTGGAGTTCGCCCAAGGGGACAAGAAGGTGGTGGAGTATGTGCGGGTGATTGATTTCCATGAGTGGCGGGCAAACGACTTCCTGGTGGCGAGTCAGTTCACCGTGACGGGCACCAAGCAGCCACGCAGGCCGGACATTGTGGTCTTTGTCAACGGGCTGCCGCTTTCCGTCCTGGAACTCAAGAACCTGGGCAATGCACAGGTGGACCTCTGGGATGCCTATGACCAACTGCAAACCTACAAGGAGGAGATCAGCGACCTATTCATCTACAACCAGGCGCTCATCGCCAGCGATGGCATCACCGCGCGGGTGGGATCACTGACGGCGACGAAGGAGTGGTTCATGCCCTGGAAGGCCATCAGCAACGAGAACGACCGCCCGAAGCTGCAATACGAGCTGGAGGTGCTGGTGCGCGGGTTCTTCAACCCGGAGCTGTTCCTGTGCTACGTCCGGTTCTTTGTGCTCTTTGAGCAGAACGGCGACAAGATCACCAAGAAGATCGCGGGCTACCATCAGTTCCACGGGGTGCGGGAAGCGGTGCGCGTGACCTTGATCGCGGCGCATCGGGACAAGGATGGTGTGATCCGCGAGGAACGGGCCGTGTATGGCAAGGAGGTGGTGCCGGGCTCCAAGAAGGCGGGCGTCTTCTGGCAGACGCAGGGCAGCGGCAAGAGCATCTCCATGGTCTGCTACGCCGGGATGCTGATCCAGCAGCCAGAGATGAACAATCCCACGCTGGTGGTGGTGACAGACCGCAACGACCTGGACGGGCAGCTTTACCAGCAGTTCGCCAGTGCCCAGGAGCTGCTCAAGCAGTCCCCCGAGCAGGCGGAGAGCCGCGATGACCTCCGTGAGAAGCTGGCGGCCCGGCAGGCGGGCGGGATCATCTTTACCACGGTGCAGAAGTTTTCCCTGCTGGAGGGCGAGCAGAGGCACCCGAAGCTCTGCGAGCGTGGCAATGTGGTGGTGATCTCCGACGAGGCGCACCGCACGCAATATGGTCTGAGTGCCCGGCTGGTGGACGTGAAGGATAAGCAGACCAAGGAAGTGATCGGCAAGAAGTATGTCTTTGGCTATGCCAAGCACATGCGGGATGCGCTGCCGGAAGCGAGCTTCATCGGCTTCACCGGCACGCCGATCTCGGCGGAGGACCGGGACACGCAGGCGGTCTTTGGCGGCCATGTAAGCATCTATGACATCCAAGACGCCGTAGATGATGGTGCGACGGTGCCGATCTACTACGAGAGCCGTCTGGCACGACTGAACATCAACCGTGCGGAGATCGATGAGCTGAACAAGGAAGTGGAAGAGGTCATCGAGGACGAGGAGGACGTGGCCGCCCGCGAGCAGACCAAGAGCAAGTGGGCCGAGCTGGCGAAGCTGGTGGGTGCGGAACCGCGCCTCAAGCAAGTAGCCGCCGATCTGGTGGCGCACTACGAAACGCGAACCTCCGCCATTGAAGGCAAGGCGATGATCGTGTGCATGAGCCGCGACATCTGTGTGGAGCTTTTCGACAAGATCATCGCACTGCGCCCCGCATGGGCAGGAACGAAATTAACAAAGGATGGCAAGACCAGCGGCTACAACCCGGACGATGGAGCCATCCGCATCGTGATGACCGGCACGGCCACAGATCGTGCAGCGATTCAAGATCACGTCTTTACCAAGGCACAAAAGAAGACGCTGGAGCGCCGCTTCAAAGACCCCGCCGATCCACTCAAGCTGGTGATCGTGCGTGACATGTGGCTGACCGGCTTTGACGCCCCATGCTGCCACACGATGTATATCGACAAGCCGATGGAGGCGCACAACCTCATGCAGGCTATCGCCCGCGTGAACCGTGTCTTCAAAGACAAGCAAGGCGGGCTGGTGGTGGACTACATCGGCATTGCTGCGGCACTGAAAGCTGCACTCAAGACCTACACCGAAGCCAAGGGCAAAGGCCAGCCCACGCTGCGCTCCGGTGAAGCGCTGGCGAAGCTGATGGAGTGCATGGATCAGCTGCGCGGCCTCTTTCACGCCTTTGACTATCGGAAATATGAAACGGAAGCCATGAAACTGCTGGTGCCTGCGGCCAACCATGTGCTGGGATTGGAAAACGGGAAGAAGCGCTTCCTCGATGTGATGGCGAACATCACCAAGGCCTACTCCCTATGCAGCACGCTGGATGAAGCGGCAGAAGTGCGGAAGGAGATCGCTTTCTTTACCGCTATCCGTGGTGCCATCGTGAAATACACCACGGTGGACCGCAAGCGCACCGAAGAAGAGAAGAACTCCGCCCTGAAGCAGATCCTCGATAACGCTGTGGTGGCCGAAGGCGTGGCGGATGTGTTCTCGCTGGCAGGGATCGATAAGCCGAACATCGGCCTGCTGTCGGACAATTTTCTCGATGACCTGCGCCATACCCCAGCACGGAATCTGGCGGTCGAACTGCTGGAGAAACTGCTGCGCGATGAAATCAAAGCCCACACCAGAACCAACGTGGTGCAGGAGAAAAAGTACGGTGACCGACTACTGGAGACACTGCGAAAATACAACAGCCGCGCCATCCAAACGGCGCAGGTGATCGAAGAGATGATCCAGATGGCAAAGGACTTCGCTGCCGAGCTAGAGCGCAATAAGGAGCTGGGGCTAAATCCCGATGAGGTAGCTTTTTATATGGCACTGGCCGAAAACGAAAGCGCCGTGCGAGAGCTTGGCGACGCCACCTTGAAGAAGTTAGCCACGGAACTGACCGAGCAACTCCGCAAGAGCACCACAGTGGACTGGCAAGTGCGAGACAGCGTGCGGGCGAGGCTGCGGATTTTGGTTCGCCGTCTGCTGCGCCGTTACAAATATCCGCCAGACCTGGAGAAAGCGGCGATTGATCTCGTGTTGGAACAGGCAGAAACGCTTTCGGATGCCTGGAGTAGCTGA
- a CDS encoding virulence RhuM family protein, producing MSDEPLPNSEIILYQTEDGRTRVQCRFENETLWLTQALIGELFDKDVRTINEHLVNIFDEGELRREATIRKFRIVRTEGKREVTREIEHYNLDAILAVGFRVRSHRGTQFRQWAIGRLNEYLVKGFTMDDERLKNPPGKGQKDYFDEQLERIRDIRSSERRFYQKVLDIYATSVDYTPNTEMSQQFFATVQNKMHWAAHGQTAAEVIHTRADAALPFMGLQTTRPGGIIRKEDVSIAKNYLDGQELDTLNRIVMAYIEFAELRALQRKVMTMRDWITKLDEFLKLSEHELLSHAGKISAEQAKMKAELEYERYRSLMDSQPRAVDFDFEKAVTELKKLPRPKKPKPPKE from the coding sequence ATGAGCGATGAACCTTTGCCCAACTCCGAAATCATCCTCTACCAGACGGAGGATGGCCGCACGCGGGTGCAGTGTCGCTTTGAAAACGAGACGCTCTGGCTGACGCAGGCGCTCATCGGGGAGCTTTTCGACAAGGACGTGCGGACGATCAACGAGCATCTGGTGAACATTTTCGACGAGGGAGAATTGCGCCGGGAGGCAACTATCCGGAAATTCCGGATAGTTCGAACCGAGGGCAAACGGGAGGTGACGCGGGAGATCGAACACTACAATCTGGATGCCATTCTGGCCGTCGGCTTCCGGGTGCGCAGCCACCGGGGCACGCAGTTCCGCCAGTGGGCCATCGGGCGCTTGAACGAGTATCTGGTGAAGGGCTTCACCATGGACGACGAGCGGCTCAAGAATCCGCCGGGCAAGGGGCAGAAGGATTACTTCGACGAGCAACTGGAGCGCATCCGCGACATCCGCTCCTCGGAACGGCGCTTTTACCAGAAGGTGTTGGATATTTACGCGACGAGTGTGGACTACACGCCGAACACGGAGATGTCCCAGCAGTTCTTCGCCACTGTGCAGAACAAGATGCACTGGGCGGCGCACGGGCAAACGGCGGCGGAGGTGATCCATACCCGGGCGGATGCTGCGCTGCCCTTCATGGGCCTGCAGACAACGCGCCCCGGCGGCATCATCCGCAAGGAGGACGTATCCATCGCCAAGAATTATCTCGATGGCCAGGAACTCGACACGCTGAACCGGATCGTGATGGCCTACATCGAATTTGCCGAGCTGCGGGCGCTGCAACGCAAGGTGATGACGATGCGGGACTGGATCACCAAGCTGGACGAGTTCCTCAAACTCTCCGAGCACGAACTGCTAAGCCACGCCGGCAAGATCTCTGCCGAGCAAGCGAAGATGAAAGCGGAGCTGGAATACGAACGCTATCGCTCGCTGATGGATTCCCAGCCCCGAGCCGTGGACTTTGACTTTGAGAAAGCGGTGACGGAGCTGAAAAAGCTGCCTCGCCCCAAGAAACCCAAACCACCCAAGGAATGA
- a CDS encoding restriction endonuclease subunit S produces MDFAEQHCAARKRHTPSRKHTEYWNGGIPWIGIKDATENHGRTLFDTNQHVSQLGLENSSARLLPANTVCLSRTASVGYVVVMGCPMATSQDFVNWVCGPKIEPHYLKYVLLAETEALWRFASGTTHQTIYYPEAKAFHVCLPPLAEQKGIARVLGALDDKIELNRRMNTTLEAMARALFQSWFVDFDPVKANAAGEGFNSPGLPPDLFPATFQDSELGSIPKGWRVAQVGEVASRIAMGPFGSRITRDNFVPDGVPVVRGGNLTNGFVDDNFVFLTDAKADDLKASVARPLDIVFTHRGTLGQVGIIPMSARYPRYVVSQSQMFLAVDREKLSPWAAYLFFSSSQGEAALLANTSTTGVPAISRPTTSLKAIQLVVPPISVANRFDELVQPLFLQREQIAHQSRTLADLRDTLLPKLLSGELSVAEATCKQDIHIQPGGRRTHER; encoded by the coding sequence ATGGACTTCGCTGAGCAGCATTGCGCAGCTCGAAAGCGGCACACACCCAGCCGAAAACATACCGAGTACTGGAATGGGGGTATTCCGTGGATCGGCATCAAGGACGCAACCGAAAATCACGGACGCACTCTGTTCGACACTAACCAGCATGTCAGCCAGCTCGGCCTCGAGAACTCGTCGGCACGTTTGCTTCCAGCCAACACGGTTTGTCTCTCTCGCACCGCTTCCGTTGGCTATGTCGTGGTCATGGGGTGCCCGATGGCCACGAGCCAAGATTTCGTGAACTGGGTCTGCGGCCCAAAGATCGAGCCTCACTATTTGAAATATGTTCTGCTTGCCGAAACGGAGGCGCTGTGGCGCTTCGCCAGCGGCACGACGCACCAGACGATTTACTACCCAGAGGCGAAGGCGTTCCACGTTTGTCTCCCACCCCTCGCCGAGCAAAAAGGCATCGCGAGAGTGTTGGGGGCGCTGGACGACAAGATCGAGCTGAACCGGCGGATGAATACGACGCTGGAGGCGATGGCGCGGGCGCTGTTCCAGAGCTGGTTCGTGGACTTTGATCCCGTGAAGGCCAACGCCGCAGGCGAGGGGTTCAACTCCCCTGGCCTGCCGCCCGATCTCTTCCCCGCCACATTCCAAGACTCCGAACTCGGCTCAATCCCGAAGGGGTGGCGCGTAGCTCAAGTGGGTGAAGTTGCGTCACGAATCGCGATGGGGCCGTTCGGTTCGCGAATCACTCGAGATAACTTTGTTCCAGATGGTGTCCCCGTAGTTCGAGGAGGAAACCTGACCAATGGCTTTGTGGATGATAACTTTGTATTTTTGACGGACGCCAAGGCCGACGACCTGAAGGCATCCGTCGCTCGTCCCCTGGATATTGTGTTCACTCATCGCGGCACTCTCGGACAAGTTGGCATCATTCCAATGAGTGCACGCTATCCCCGGTATGTTGTATCTCAAAGCCAGATGTTTCTCGCCGTAGATCGAGAGAAGCTTAGCCCTTGGGCTGCTTACTTGTTCTTCAGTTCATCGCAGGGGGAGGCAGCTCTTCTTGCCAATACCAGCACCACAGGAGTTCCCGCCATCTCGCGCCCGACGACCAGCCTGAAGGCTATCCAGCTTGTCGTGCCTCCAATATCCGTGGCTAATCGCTTTGATGAGCTCGTTCAGCCGCTTTTTCTGCAACGAGAGCAAATTGCCCATCAATCCCGGACCCTCGCCGACCTGCGGGACACGCTTTTGCCGAAGCTGCTGAGTGGGGAGTTGAGCGTGGCGGAGGCAACGTGTAAGCAGGACATCCATATACAACCTGGAGGGAGAAGAACCCATGAGCGATGA